The Tripterygium wilfordii isolate XIE 37 chromosome 4, ASM1340144v1, whole genome shotgun sequence genome has a window encoding:
- the LOC119995958 gene encoding telomere repeat-binding factor 4-like, whose translation MGNPKQKWTTEEEEALIAGVAKHGTGKWKNIQRDPEFHPFLSSRSNIDLKDKWRNMSVNANGQGSREKSRAPKPKVGTDAPTPAAALVSNPQTSDPTASVARDALADPVVDDLLKSSGNGKDASRYNALIFEALSSLNEPNGSGISAIISYIEQRQEVPPNFRRLLSSRLRRMVAQEKLVKVENGYKLKNASFGGKTPGINLKEVGPRQLQSTGFITSNDTVEEAASAAAYRIAEAENKAFVASEAVKEAERVSKLAEDTDSLLQLAKEIFEKCSRGEIVLVA comes from the exons ATGGGGAATCCAAAGCAGAAGTGGACAACGGAGGAAGAAGAGGCCCTAATAGCTGGCGTAGCCAAACACGGCACTGGAAAATGGAAGAATATCCAGAGAGACCCTGAGTTCCATCCCTTCCTCTCCTCCCGATCCAATATTGACCTTAAG GATAAATGGCGGAATATGAGTGTTAATGCTAATGGGCAAGGGTCCAGGGAAAAATCAAGAGCACCAAAGCCAAAAGTTGGCACAGATGCTCCCACCCCTGCTGCTGCTTTAGTGTCTAATCCACAGACCTCTGATCCTACTGCTTCAGTTGCCCGTGATGCATTGGCTGATCCAGTTGTTGATGACTTGTTAAAAAGTTCTGGGAATGGGAAAGATGCCTCAAG GTATAATGCACTGATTTTTGAAGCCCTTTCATCCTTAAATGAGCCAAATGGATCTGGCATCAGTGCAATTATTAGCTATATCGAG CAAAGGCAAGAGGTGCCACCAAATTTTAGGAGGCTGTTAAGTTCGAGGTTGAGAAGGATGGTTGCACAGGAAAAGCTTGTAAAG GTCGAAAATGGCTACAAGCTAAAGAATGCGTCATTTGGGGGGAAGACGCCTGGTATAAACCTGAAAGAGGTTGGACCGAGACAGTTGCAGAGCACTGGTTTTATAACCTCGAATGATACTGTCGAAGAAGCAGCAAGTGCTGCTGCCTACAGGATTGCTGAAGCAGAAAACAAAGCATTCGTTGCATCTGAAGCAGTTAAGGAGGCAGAGAGGGTTTCAAAGTTGGCTGAGGACACAGATTCACTGCTACAGTTGGCCAAAGAGATATTTGAAAAAT GTTCCCGTGGTGAGATTGTGCTTGTGGCATAG
- the LOC119995959 gene encoding eukaryotic initiation factor 4A-6-like, with translation MSAVAPDGSLYDAHQYDSKMNDLLSADGQEFFTPYDDVHENFDDMDLPENLLRGIFAYGFEKPSAIQQRGIVPFCKGLDVIQQAQSGTGKTATFCSGILGRVDYNLVECQALVLAPTRELAQQIEKVMRALGDYLGVKVHACVGGTSIREDQRILSSGVHVVVGTPGRVFDMLRRQSLRADNIRMFVLDEADEMLSRGFKDQIYDIFQLLPSKIQVGVFSATMPPEALEITRKFMNKPVRILVKRDELTLEGIKQFHVNVDKEEWKLDTLCDLYETLTVSQSVIFVNTRRKVDWLTDKMRSRDHTVSATHGDMDQNTRDIIMREFRSGSSRVLITTDLMARGIDVQQVSLVINYDLPTQPENYLHRIGRSGRFGRKGVAINFVTTDDERMLQDIQRFYSVVIEELPANIADLL, from the exons ATGTCAGCAGTTGCACCAGATGGATCGCTCTATGATGCACATCAGTATGATTCAAAAATGAATGACTT ACTTTCAGCTGATGGGCAGGAATTCTTTACACCATATGATGATGTTCATGAGAATTTTGATGATATGGATTTGCCAGAAAATCTTCTGAGGGGAATTTTTGCATATG GTTTTGAGAAACCCTCAGCTATACAACAAAGAGGAATTGTTCCTTTTTGTAAGGGACTCGATGTCATTCAACAGGCTCAGTCTGGGACAGGGAAAACAGCAACTTTCTGTTCTGGCATCCTGGGACGAGTTGATTATAATCTAGTTGAATGTCAGGCCTTGGTTTTGGCACCTACTCGAGAGCTGGCGCAGCAGATTGAAAAGGTGATGAGAGCGCTTGGAGACTATCTTGGAGTCAAGGTACATGCTTGTGTTGGTGGAACAAGTATTCGTGAAGATCAACGCATTCTGTCTAGTGGGGTCCATGTGGTGGTTGGTACTCCTGGTCGTGTGTTTGACATGCTTCGAAGGCAGTCGCTTCGTGCTGATAACATTAGAATGTTTGTGTTGGATGAGGCAGATGAAATGCTTTCACGAGGTTTCAAGGATCAG ATCTACGACATATTCCAGCTTCTGCCATCCAAAATTCAGGTAGGGGTATTTTCTGCTACAATGCCGCCAGAAGCCCTTGAGATCACTCGGAAATTTATGAATAAGCCTGTGAGGATTCTTGTGAAGCGTGATGAGCTCACTTTGGAAGGTATAAAGCAGTTTCATGTGAATGTTGACAAGGAAGAGTGGAAGCTTGACACGCTTTGTGATCTCTATGAGACATTAACCGTCTCTCAGAGTGTCATTTTTGTGAACACTCGACGCAAGGTTGACTGGCTAACCGACAAAATGCGGAGCCGTGATCACACAGTATCTGCTACTCATGGAGATATGGACCAGAATACCAGAGATATCATCATGCGTGAGTTCAGGTCTGGGTCATCCCGTGTTCTAATCACCACTGATCTTATGGCTCGTGGTATTGATGTGCAGCAAGTTTCTCTAGTCATAAACTACGATCTCCCCACACAGCCTGAGAATTATCTCCATCGTATAGGACGCAGTGGTAGGTTTGGGCGAAAAGGTGTTGCTATCAACTTTGTAACAACTGATGATGAGAGAATGCTGCAGGACATCCAGAGGTTCTATAGTGTGGTTATTGAAGAGCTGCCTGCAAATATCGCTGATCTCCTCTAA
- the LOC119995956 gene encoding glycylpeptide N-tetradecanoyltransferase 1, which translates to MGDNNSSPGSPNENPNNETETNQLPKDDSELESLVRKFQDSISMGKKHKFWETQPVGQFKDIGETNLPEGPIEAPTPLSEVKQEPYNLPSPYEWTTCDMTSEETCNEVYVLLKNNYVEDDENMFRFNYSKEFLRWALHPPGYYPSWHIGVRAKASKKLVAFISGVPARIRVRDEVVKMAEINFLCVHKKLRSKRLAPVLIKEVTRRVHLENIWQAAYTAGVVLPTPITTCQYWHRSLNPKKLIDVGFSRLGARMTMSRTIKLYKLPDAPATPGFRKMELRDVPAVTRLLRNYLSQFVVAPDFDENDVEHWLLPTEDVVDSFLVESPETHEITDFCSFYTLPSSILGNQNYSTLKAAYSYYNVASKTPLLQLMNDALIVAKQKDFDVFNALDVMQNESFLKELKFGPGDGQLHYYLFNYLIRQTLKSSELGLVLL; encoded by the coding sequence ATGGGTGATAACAATTCATCACCGGGATCCCCTAATGAAAACCCCAATAACGAGACTGAGACTAACCAGCTTCCCAAGGATGATAGTGAGCTTGAAAGCTTAGTTCGAAAGTTCCAGGACTCGATCTCCATGGGTAAGAAGCACAAGTTCTGGGAAACCCAGCCTGTGGGGCAATTCAAGGATATTGGCGAGACAAACTTGCCTGAGGGTCCAATTGAGGCGCCTACTCCATTGTCTGAAGTGAAACAGGAACCCTACAATCTTCCCAGTCCTTATGAATGGACTACTTGTGACATGACCAGTGAAGAGACTTGCAATGAGGTTTACGTTCTGTTGAAGAACAACTATGTTGAGGATGATGAGAACATGTTTAGATTTAATTACTCCAAGGAGTTTCTTAGGTGGGCTTTGCACCCTCCTGGTTATTACCCAAGTTGGCACATTGGAGTTCGTGCCAAAGCTTCTAAGAAGCTTGTTGCTTTCATCTCCGGTGTCCCTGCAAGAATCAGGGTACGTGATGAAGTTGTGAAAATGGCTGAGATCAATTTCTTGTGTGTTCATAAGAAGCTTCGATCTAAGAGACTTGCCCCTGTATTGATTAAGGAAGTTACTAGGAGGGTCCACTTGGAAAATATTTGGCAGGCTGCTTATACTGCTGGGGTTGTTCTTCCAACACCAATAACTACTTGTCAGTATTGGCACAGGTCTTTGAACCCCAAGAAGCTCATTGACGTTGGCTTTTCAAGGCTTGGTGCGAGGATGACGATGAGTCGCACCATAAAACTTTACAAGTTACCAGATGCACCAGCTACACCTGGATTTAGAAAGATGGAGCTTCGTGATGTTCCTGCAGTAACTCGGCTGCTCAGGAACTACTTGAGCCAGTTTGTTGTTGCACCGGATTTTGATGAGAATGATGTTGAGCACTGGCTTCTTCCAACTGAAGACGTGGTGGATAGTTTTTTGGTTGAGAGCCCTGAAACCCATGAGATTACTGACTTCTGCAGTTTTTACACTCTTCCTTCTTCGATCCTCGGCAACCAGAATTACTCGACTTTGAAAGCTGCATATTCATATTATAATGTTGCCTCAAAGACCCCTTTGCTTCAGTTAATGAATGATGCACTTATCGTTGCAAAACAAAAGGattttgatgttttcaatgCACTGGATGTCATGCAGAATGAATCTTTTCTGAAGGAGCTGAAATTTGGACCAGGGGATGGGCAACTGCAttattatcttttcaattatCTCATTAGGCAGACCTTGAAATCATCAGAACTTGGGCTTGTACTCTTATAA